Proteins co-encoded in one Flavobacteriaceae bacterium MAR_2009_75 genomic window:
- a CDS encoding N-acetylmuramic acid 6-phosphate etherase yields the protein MNYTKITEKPSNHDNLESLDTVSILQKMNEEDQKVAQAVADAIPNITKLVDALAERFEKGGRLFYIGAGTSGRLGVLDASEIPPTYGLPHTRVIGIIAGGDRAIRKSVENAEDDTEQAWKDMMVHDINEMDVVVGIAASGTTPYVLGGIDQAKKNGLLTAGITNNPGSPLATAADIPIEMNVGPEFVTGSTRMKSGTSQKLALNMISTALMIKIGRVKGNKMVNMQLSNVKLVDRGARYVAEGLGIPYNDAEKLLKKYGSVKAAIEAGADV from the coding sequence ATGAACTATACCAAAATAACCGAAAAACCCTCAAACCACGATAATCTTGAGTCACTTGATACGGTTTCTATTCTTCAAAAGATGAATGAAGAAGACCAGAAAGTTGCCCAAGCCGTTGCCGATGCTATACCTAATATTACCAAATTGGTCGATGCTTTGGCGGAAAGATTTGAAAAAGGAGGCAGGCTCTTTTATATTGGTGCGGGCACCAGTGGTCGATTAGGAGTTTTGGACGCTTCTGAAATACCGCCGACCTATGGTTTACCTCACACTCGTGTAATCGGTATTATCGCAGGTGGTGATAGGGCTATTAGAAAATCGGTAGAAAATGCCGAAGATGATACCGAACAGGCTTGGAAAGATATGATGGTTCATGATATTAATGAAATGGACGTTGTTGTCGGTATAGCCGCCTCGGGTACAACCCCTTACGTTCTGGGAGGAATTGACCAAGCAAAGAAAAATGGACTTTTGACTGCGGGAATTACAAATAACCCTGGCTCTCCCTTGGCTACGGCAGCCGATATACCTATAGAAATGAATGTTGGGCCAGAGTTTGTTACTGGAAGTACCCGAATGAAAAGCGGTACTTCACAAAAATTGGCATTGAACATGATTTCAACCGCTTTAATGATTAAAATAGGCAGGGTAAAAGGTAACAAGATGGTTAATATGCAGTTGAGTAACGTCAAGCTAGTTGATAGGGGAGCGCGCTACGTGGCCGAAGGCTTGGGAATACCATACAACGACGCTGAAAAGCTGTTGAAAAAATACGGTTCAGTAAAGGCGGCTATTGAGGCGGGTGCGGATGTTTAA
- a CDS encoding mono/diheme cytochrome c family protein, whose translation MKFLFVLVVLTTTTNSFYAQEADLEESMIRGKEIYIDFCATCHMENGEGVPNTFPPLAQSDYLAKNREASIKGVKYGQQGEIVVNGVTYNNTMAPMGLEPEEIADVMNYVMNSWGNWSDKLVTTDEVDAITK comes from the coding sequence ATGAAGTTTTTATTCGTTCTGGTCGTTTTGACCACTACCACTAACTCTTTCTATGCACAAGAGGCGGACTTGGAGGAAAGTATGATAAGGGGAAAAGAAATCTACATAGATTTTTGCGCTACCTGTCACATGGAAAACGGTGAAGGGGTCCCCAACACCTTTCCCCCACTAGCACAGTCTGACTATCTTGCCAAAAACAGGGAAGCTAGCATCAAGGGTGTTAAATACGGTCAACAGGGTGAAATAGTGGTCAATGGTGTAACTTATAACAATACAATGGCTCCGATGGGTCTTGAACCCGAAGAAATTGCCGATGTTATGAACTATGTCATGAATTCTTGGGGCAACTGGTCGGATAAATTAGTTACGACCGATGAAGTTGATGCCATCACCAAATAA
- a CDS encoding gliding motility-associated-like protein, whose amino-acid sequence MFPKKMRHVLVALLFLCFTVVCATSIANAKVHTFISEVAEAVKDAVSIEKVETAKSNSVFLKNTVKNSQKNKAAVAPMFMTIVQGADETVNCTNDGATIARFILCGDSDDRTISLSGSPTSGVSWQQLTGATPNTNLECPDYTSTYTEVADTPTFNLDASSISAANGAEFRVQVNGGQYYYIEVVKSTITQTYTKKDFVCNNPGRIEVTGLPNSYQFRIREGANAFGPYQSSSIFDNLDPGSYQVQARLNISGQVCEYLYEVIEIEQVDIEIDVTFTNPVCSGETGSIDVTVNPEVPGPYVYTLLDENGAEIEFTSTISSNTYTFGAVSEGTYAVKVETNDCKEDIPNGIPAPIQYTDTNGDPITVGVGLSPISVVTDTNGMSFGCSDITSVDIDVTPSGGSGTYSYTVSDGGDSGGTFTGTSSYTVTSPGTYTFFITDDQGCTAEKSEYVAELDPPDITASDIVGTCTNGGGKVDFTINDPRGFNLEYRATNNAGDPFTTSSTIPVADGTYNIIEVRYSQGAFSCILSLPSVTVTSAGGLSSAAGLTQDYTCANGGATIDFTPASGGSGSGYEYSVDNTNYQSGTNFTGLAPGTYIPYVRDDAGCYQALGPITVSEPVPPTSIDFAQDNLDCASGTSRVTVDVQPSGFPVAQYEIISSNPTTTLPPAQASNVFNGLSLDTSYQFEITDTDGCTYTASFTTGGFSTIRARIQAGGDLRVCPGATDGNGGFLVDGYATDYDYVVNRTTPSAALVTSGTNSTSLNIPISGLGAGTYEITVTDNDTNCTSTASFDVEEAATPLSITPTVTDMSCQNNNIGRVRADATGGFGGYRYELEWPATDGRTQGPKTGRTFGNLTEEGTYTLTVIDTEGCTASTTFTLTSVSAPSIAFDSADFCYSSTNSSEITVTSSAGSAPLTSHRYRINGGPLNVSGTPGTYTFNNLVPGNYTIEVVDGNNCIASTSTVRIPPQIQANLAMVSEIPCGGDGEMEITITGGDISNLASTSYTIFLDGAAVAGHTGNPIPSNPFTYTVPFGQHGDYTVEISDNNSCSNTSEALTFAQPTNIASTHRIVGPSCGDANSGFVEVIPTVSSGVPPFEVVFAPAGTLVPDPNNPDPSSTYSFSDQTIYSGLAVGNYEYLVKDSRNCITAVTPVNVVADPNPAPEVAVTPIDATCSTGDLSGGVTVDLPVSGVEEYTVIIEDNFGNEFVRQSNVADSDFSLTITDPSLVPGNYQVIVVDSRGCNDIEPFTIDTANLDIIPTYPTPPATCSPGGTTVCVDIVDGSGNYEIRLADPDPNLGWVTPSNPPANHCFTNLLWGVSYTVEVRDTTTGCLYQEVITLPNGPGSTVDLTVDGATCRNGDVGVNYNITSGTGPFDIVITNLDTGAEVYNVTNSSLTSLGSDLTVPQGRYGISVLDSGDCSSGDEDEAIINMPRVDIIDNQNANCNALGQLTVRGSGGTPFATGSPYLYAYMPSGTPPTPGDFSDASTVSLPGSLSPGTDYDIWVRDANNCSFRVSAAVIQMNPDLPEPTISVNNQCDVTTPVGGFEITVEMPANIDTPTFTLNGVSQTPVYDPNVNTQAIFTVNNIGDYPVHVIDANGCDVDDVAEVFQVLSASGGFSTDPSCEESDGIITINANGGSGNFNYVLSGTDMFGTSINVIDPDSDGIFPNIPPGDYQVLVEDNLVDDGSVNCTFIVDDILRTAPTSPIIDDTGATDVSCNGLGDGSIAVSVQGGTDIDGIREYNLYSSTLAAMPTGLDNSSRIDDNLSGAFSNLAPGTYVIEVVTDRSCFDREEVIINEPPPFEIDVTSGTLVCNPAANQYSTTNVTASIVGTNIGNGGPYGYKIDLADSYQTSPTFEIVDTGSDQTITIYAIDANGCEFNDSVTVRAPNTVTATISQLSPMDCENPERIRIDVSGTTNFIIEDQGFSVAPVADVSQPSGSFVEFDLPMVAGEYNLQVNDQNGCTYPITAYVVDTPVLPTVSISQNQPIGCFGATDGILNIEITNLPSMTNFSGVYDYWVYNASDPGFSGGSFGTPVGGNSTGTLDVSLDGNPTVITGIASGNLRVVIRENGKTVTSCEVFSNVSTIERPGEQLRITSLDEVGRVGCSNDLGEIVANTVGGWDNSPYEYRLEYENPVGSGFAAHSNASYATFAANGDNDRFEGLSSGNYRVYVRDIEGCIHFEDIELLPVPQIEAEAIITRELECPQGNDAVIVAVEPGTSNPGAIGGVPGGGYQYRLLHLNSNNNTDVASMTGYQSSPEFTGTTGVIPGGWYAVEVVSTLNCGVVSAPIQVIPPPPINPALIQTSVPACGNAATMMIRVNNPQGGTYEYSVYNSGGPWFPVDEVDANGLPVKTNIPGVIGDSYRFEVRKVGGLSSCLARNTNGITITDAEPLSLDPASPTYDVSCAYEVDGRIEAVANGGTGIYEFRIYNADPGADAFVAETLPTYNNLPMQNFGTFENLESGDYWISVISRSNCGLVQGPFTIAEPAPVTIDDSSTPVSCFGESDGTITMEVTGGASGLVKFAIEPNLSEFFSDPDDPLTYTFTGLPANTPSNPTYTVLAQDAEGCPQTFEIVVTEPLELEVTDVVPSTETCIGFADGTAQLTITGGTPFVDTVTSATYYETKLVGPNSDGTEVFVRNDNLFFDNLVGGESYFVFVQDANLCDTDVLIPIEIGVDLTAEPIVQYGCEGIFPNSTARVEMQDTSLMPQLMFALNPIDPTDAITSLATTEHTWGDLPAGDYDVYIYHENGCTNMVEFSIDGYDPLTLIAEKTGPNEITATAEGGYGGYEFFFDGTSFGSEGIYTTTDSGTVEIRVVDQNGCEAVAAIPFEFTGMLEIPNFFSPNGDNENDYWAPGNRDFFPNIEVIIYDRYGRVVAELDQVSKWDGTYEGKELPTGDYWYVVNQNDDRDIRYVGHFTLYR is encoded by the coding sequence ATGTTCCCAAAAAAAATGCGGCATGTTCTTGTTGCCCTACTGTTCTTATGTTTCACAGTAGTATGCGCAACATCGATAGCTAATGCTAAAGTACACACTTTTATAAGTGAGGTTGCCGAAGCAGTAAAAGATGCTGTCTCAATAGAGAAAGTGGAAACTGCAAAGAGCAACTCGGTTTTTCTGAAGAATACAGTCAAAAATAGTCAGAAGAACAAAGCGGCCGTTGCCCCTATGTTCATGACTATCGTTCAAGGAGCTGATGAGACCGTTAATTGTACCAATGATGGAGCAACGATTGCTCGATTCATTCTTTGTGGTGATTCTGACGATCGGACTATCTCTTTATCAGGGTCGCCAACGAGTGGTGTCTCTTGGCAGCAGTTGACAGGCGCCACTCCCAACACAAATTTAGAATGCCCTGATTACACATCAACTTATACCGAGGTTGCAGATACACCTACTTTTAATCTTGATGCAAGCAGCATTTCGGCTGCAAATGGTGCAGAATTTAGGGTACAGGTAAATGGGGGGCAATATTATTATATTGAAGTAGTCAAAAGCACGATAACCCAGACGTATACTAAAAAAGATTTTGTTTGTAATAATCCTGGGCGAATAGAAGTTACAGGTCTACCTAATAGTTATCAGTTTAGAATTCGTGAAGGGGCAAATGCTTTTGGACCTTACCAATCCTCATCTATTTTCGATAACCTTGATCCAGGTTCATATCAGGTTCAGGCCAGATTGAATATTTCTGGGCAAGTTTGTGAATACTTATATGAAGTAATTGAAATTGAGCAAGTTGATATCGAGATTGATGTAACTTTTACTAATCCGGTTTGTAGTGGTGAAACCGGAAGTATCGATGTTACTGTTAATCCTGAAGTGCCCGGTCCATATGTCTATACTTTATTGGACGAGAACGGAGCAGAAATAGAATTTACTTCGACCATTTCGAGCAATACCTACACTTTCGGTGCAGTAAGTGAAGGCACTTATGCCGTTAAGGTTGAAACTAATGACTGTAAGGAAGATATACCAAACGGAATTCCTGCTCCTATTCAATACACCGATACCAATGGTGACCCGATTACTGTGGGGGTAGGTTTAAGTCCTATTTCAGTGGTTACCGATACTAATGGTATGAGCTTTGGTTGTTCTGACATCACAAGTGTTGATATTGACGTAACTCCTTCCGGGGGTTCTGGTACTTATAGTTATACGGTAAGTGATGGTGGCGATTCAGGAGGAACGTTCACCGGAACCAGCTCTTATACGGTAACCAGTCCCGGTACTTACACCTTTTTCATTACGGATGACCAAGGTTGTACCGCCGAAAAATCGGAATATGTTGCTGAGCTAGACCCACCGGATATTACGGCATCGGATATAGTGGGTACCTGTACCAATGGCGGCGGAAAGGTTGATTTTACCATAAATGACCCAAGAGGTTTCAATTTAGAATATAGGGCTACAAATAATGCAGGTGACCCATTTACGACATCTTCTACCATACCTGTGGCAGATGGTACTTATAATATTATTGAAGTACGCTACTCGCAGGGTGCATTTAGCTGTATTTTGTCACTTCCATCTGTAACCGTTACTTCTGCCGGTGGCTTGAGTAGTGCAGCTGGTTTGACCCAAGACTATACCTGTGCGAATGGAGGTGCTACAATTGATTTTACGCCAGCAAGTGGTGGTTCCGGTTCCGGTTATGAATATAGCGTAGATAACACTAACTATCAATCTGGTACCAATTTTACCGGTTTGGCGCCCGGTACATATATACCTTATGTACGGGATGATGCAGGTTGCTATCAGGCCCTGGGCCCTATTACGGTTTCTGAACCGGTACCCCCGACTTCCATTGATTTTGCCCAAGATAATCTAGATTGCGCATCAGGAACAAGCAGGGTAACCGTTGATGTACAGCCATCAGGTTTCCCGGTAGCTCAGTACGAAATTATTTCATCCAATCCAACTACAACCTTACCACCTGCCCAAGCAAGCAATGTGTTTAATGGGCTTAGTTTAGACACCTCTTATCAGTTCGAAATAACCGATACTGATGGGTGTACCTATACGGCCAGTTTTACGACCGGTGGTTTTAGCACTATAAGAGCCCGTATTCAAGCAGGAGGTGATTTGCGGGTATGTCCTGGAGCAACTGATGGCAACGGAGGTTTCTTAGTCGATGGTTATGCGACGGATTATGATTATGTAGTCAATAGAACAACCCCTTCAGCAGCTTTAGTTACAAGTGGTACCAACAGCACTAGTCTAAATATTCCTATTTCGGGCTTGGGAGCTGGTACTTATGAAATTACGGTAACCGATAATGATACTAACTGTACTTCTACCGCTTCTTTTGATGTGGAGGAAGCAGCTACCCCGTTGAGTATCACTCCAACTGTAACCGATATGAGCTGCCAGAACAACAATATTGGTAGAGTAAGGGCAGATGCGACCGGTGGCTTTGGCGGCTATAGGTATGAATTGGAATGGCCAGCTACCGATGGAAGAACGCAGGGCCCAAAAACCGGACGTACTTTTGGTAATTTGACGGAAGAGGGTACATATACCTTAACTGTAATAGATACAGAAGGTTGTACGGCTTCAACAACATTTACGCTTACTAGTGTTTCGGCACCGAGCATAGCGTTTGACAGTGCAGATTTTTGTTATTCTTCGACCAACAGTTCTGAAATAACAGTGACGTCTTCAGCCGGTTCGGCACCATTGACCAGTCATAGGTATAGAATTAATGGAGGACCATTGAACGTGTCAGGAACCCCGGGAACCTATACTTTTAATAATTTAGTACCGGGTAATTATACTATTGAAGTCGTTGATGGAAACAATTGTATAGCTTCAACCTCGACAGTAAGGATTCCACCACAGATACAGGCAAATTTGGCTATGGTGAGTGAAATACCTTGTGGGGGAGATGGTGAAATGGAAATTACCATTACAGGAGGTGATATTTCTAACCTTGCATCTACTTCATATACAATATTTTTAGACGGCGCAGCGGTAGCAGGTCACACAGGAAACCCAATTCCTTCAAACCCGTTTACGTATACGGTGCCATTCGGTCAGCATGGTGATTATACTGTTGAAATAAGTGATAACAATTCCTGTTCTAATACCTCTGAAGCGTTAACGTTTGCCCAACCTACCAATATTGCCTCTACGCATCGTATTGTCGGCCCCAGTTGTGGAGATGCAAACAGTGGGTTTGTTGAGGTGATTCCAACGGTATCATCAGGGGTACCTCCTTTTGAAGTCGTTTTTGCACCAGCTGGTACATTGGTACCTGACCCTAACAATCCTGATCCATCATCAACGTATAGTTTCTCAGACCAGACGATTTACTCGGGTCTAGCAGTTGGCAATTATGAATACTTAGTTAAAGATTCTAGAAATTGTATAACCGCTGTAACTCCTGTTAATGTGGTGGCAGACCCTAATCCTGCTCCCGAAGTAGCAGTAACACCTATCGATGCGACCTGTTCTACAGGAGATTTATCTGGGGGGGTGACGGTTGATTTACCAGTTTCAGGGGTTGAAGAATATACTGTAATCATAGAAGATAACTTTGGTAATGAGTTTGTACGACAATCTAATGTGGCTGATTCTGATTTTTCACTGACGATTACTGACCCAAGTCTAGTGCCCGGTAATTATCAAGTTATTGTTGTAGACTCTAGAGGTTGTAACGATATCGAACCTTTTACGATTGATACTGCGAACCTAGATATCATACCCACCTACCCAACACCACCAGCGACCTGTAGTCCTGGGGGAACAACGGTTTGTGTCGATATTGTTGATGGTTCAGGAAACTATGAAATACGGTTGGCAGACCCTGATCCGAATTTAGGATGGGTCACCCCAAGTAATCCACCGGCAAATCATTGCTTTACCAATCTGTTATGGGGAGTATCCTATACGGTTGAAGTTCGTGATACCACCACGGGTTGTTTATATCAAGAAGTGATAACCCTGCCAAATGGGCCTGGTTCCACTGTTGACCTAACAGTTGATGGTGCTACCTGTCGAAACGGAGACGTGGGGGTCAATTATAATATAACTTCAGGTACAGGACCATTTGATATAGTTATTACCAATTTAGATACTGGTGCCGAGGTCTATAATGTAACCAATTCTTCTTTGACCTCTCTTGGCAGCGATTTGACAGTGCCACAAGGTAGGTATGGTATATCCGTATTAGATTCTGGTGATTGTTCTAGTGGTGATGAAGATGAGGCGATTATAAATATGCCAAGAGTAGACATAATTGACAATCAAAACGCCAATTGTAATGCTTTAGGTCAATTAACGGTAAGAGGTAGTGGAGGAACACCGTTTGCGACCGGTAGTCCGTATTTGTATGCGTATATGCCTTCAGGCACCCCGCCTACGCCGGGTGATTTTAGTGATGCCTCGACGGTTTCATTACCAGGTTCTCTATCTCCAGGAACCGATTATGATATTTGGGTCAGAGACGCAAATAACTGTTCTTTTAGGGTGTCTGCTGCGGTAATTCAAATGAATCCTGATTTGCCCGAACCAACGATATCTGTTAATAATCAATGTGATGTTACCACACCTGTCGGAGGTTTTGAAATAACGGTTGAAATGCCCGCAAATATCGACACGCCAACTTTTACCTTGAACGGGGTTAGCCAAACACCGGTATATGATCCTAATGTAAATACACAGGCAATCTTTACAGTAAATAATATAGGAGATTACCCAGTGCATGTAATTGACGCCAATGGCTGTGATGTAGACGATGTAGCTGAAGTTTTTCAGGTGCTCTCGGCATCGGGTGGTTTTAGCACCGACCCAAGTTGTGAAGAAAGTGACGGTATAATAACTATAAACGCAAATGGGGGTAGTGGAAACTTTAACTATGTACTTTCGGGAACCGATATGTTTGGTACCTCTATAAATGTTATCGACCCTGATAGCGACGGTATATTTCCAAATATTCCACCTGGTGATTATCAAGTGTTAGTAGAAGATAATTTGGTCGATGATGGATCTGTCAATTGTACATTTATCGTCGACGATATCCTTCGAACAGCACCTACATCTCCGATTATTGATGATACCGGGGCTACTGATGTTAGTTGTAACGGATTGGGAGATGGAAGCATTGCAGTCTCTGTGCAAGGAGGTACGGATATTGACGGAATAAGAGAATATAATTTGTATTCCAGTACATTGGCAGCAATGCCAACTGGCCTAGATAATTCTAGTAGAATTGATGATAATCTTTCTGGGGCATTTTCAAACTTAGCTCCGGGTACCTATGTGATAGAGGTAGTGACCGATAGAAGTTGTTTTGATAGGGAGGAAGTAATTATAAATGAGCCACCTCCATTTGAGATCGATGTTACTTCAGGTACCTTGGTATGTAACCCTGCAGCTAATCAATATAGTACTACAAACGTAACGGCAAGTATTGTCGGGACGAATATCGGAAACGGAGGACCTTACGGTTACAAAATTGATTTGGCCGATAGTTACCAAACAAGCCCGACATTCGAAATAGTAGATACAGGTTCTGATCAAACGATTACTATATATGCTATTGACGCTAATGGTTGTGAATTCAATGATTCAGTAACTGTACGGGCTCCTAATACGGTAACGGCAACGATTTCTCAACTATCCCCAATGGATTGCGAAAACCCTGAGCGAATTCGTATCGATGTATCGGGCACTACCAACTTCATTATTGAAGACCAGGGGTTCTCGGTAGCGCCAGTGGCAGATGTGTCACAACCAAGCGGAAGCTTCGTGGAGTTCGATCTACCTATGGTAGCTGGCGAATACAATCTACAGGTAAACGATCAAAATGGTTGTACATACCCTATAACCGCATACGTGGTTGATACACCGGTACTGCCCACGGTCTCAATTAGCCAAAATCAACCGATTGGTTGTTTTGGGGCAACCGATGGAATTTTAAACATCGAAATAACCAATTTACCAAGTATGACCAACTTTTCCGGTGTTTATGATTATTGGGTCTATAATGCATCGGATCCCGGTTTCTCAGGTGGTTCTTTTGGTACACCAGTCGGCGGAAATTCAACAGGTACTTTAGATGTTTCCCTTGACGGTAACCCGACTGTGATAACAGGTATTGCAAGTGGTAACCTGCGTGTTGTTATTCGTGAAAATGGTAAGACTGTGACGTCTTGTGAGGTGTTCAGTAATGTAAGTACTATTGAAAGACCTGGTGAACAGTTGCGTATAACTTCCCTTGATGAAGTAGGAAGGGTGGGGTGTAGCAATGATTTAGGAGAGATTGTAGCCAATACTGTTGGTGGCTGGGATAACTCACCGTATGAATATAGATTAGAATACGAAAACCCTGTTGGTAGTGGTTTCGCAGCACATAGTAATGCTTCATATGCAACTTTTGCGGCGAATGGTGATAATGATCGGTTCGAGGGCCTTTCAAGTGGTAATTACCGTGTATATGTAAGAGATATCGAAGGCTGTATACATTTTGAAGATATAGAACTGTTACCTGTACCTCAAATAGAAGCGGAGGCTATTATAACTAGGGAACTTGAATGTCCTCAAGGTAACGATGCCGTAATTGTTGCCGTTGAACCGGGAACTTCTAACCCCGGGGCCATTGGCGGCGTGCCGGGCGGTGGGTATCAGTACCGATTATTACATCTTAATAGCAACAATAATACAGATGTAGCTTCTATGACCGGTTATCAAAGTAGTCCTGAGTTTACGGGTACAACAGGGGTTATACCAGGTGGGTGGTACGCTGTTGAGGTTGTATCTACACTTAATTGTGGTGTAGTTTCGGCGCCTATTCAAGTGATTCCACCACCTCCGATCAATCCTGCATTGATTCAGACATCTGTACCCGCGTGTGGTAATGCAGCTACAATGATGATCCGGGTGAATAACCCACAGGGTGGAACTTATGAGTATAGTGTTTATAATTCTGGCGGACCTTGGTTTCCTGTTGATGAAGTCGATGCAAATGGTTTGCCTGTAAAAACAAATATTCCAGGTGTCATTGGAGATTCATACCGATTCGAGGTGCGAAAAGTTGGTGGCTTAAGTTCATGTTTGGCTCGTAATACCAACGGAATTACGATAACAGACGCCGAGCCATTGAGTTTGGATCCTGCTTCACCAACTTATGACGTTTCTTGTGCATATGAAGTTGATGGTAGAATAGAGGCTGTTGCCAATGGTGGAACTGGTATTTATGAATTTAGAATTTATAATGCTGATCCGGGTGCTGATGCTTTTGTTGCAGAAACCCTACCGACCTACAACAATTTGCCAATGCAGAATTTCGGTACTTTCGAGAATCTGGAATCCGGTGATTACTGGATTTCAGTAATCAGCCGATCGAATTGCGGATTGGTTCAAGGTCCGTTTACGATTGCTGAACCTGCACCGGTTACCATTGATGATAGTAGTACACCTGTATCTTGTTTTGGGGAGTCTGATGGAACCATTACCATGGAAGTTACCGGCGGTGCTTCTGGTTTGGTGAAATTTGCCATTGAGCCGAACTTGAGCGAATTTTTCTCAGACCCTGACGATCCACTGACCTATACCTTTACAGGCTTGCCTGCAAATACCCCAAGTAATCCGACGTATACGGTATTGGCCCAAGATGCAGAAGGTTGTCCGCAAACTTTTGAAATTGTAGTTACTGAACCATTAGAATTAGAAGTGACCGACGTGGTGCCATCTACTGAAACCTGTATCGGTTTTGCCGACGGAACGGCACAGCTAACTATAACCGGAGGAACCCCCTTTGTAGACACGGTAACGTCTGCAACGTACTATGAAACGAAGTTGGTAGGTCCTAATTCAGATGGTACGGAAGTTTTCGTCAGAAATGATAATTTGTTTTTTGATAACCTGGTTGGTGGTGAATCCTATTTCGTTTTTGTTCAAGATGCGAATCTTTGTGATACCGACGTTCTGATACCGATAGAAATTGGAGTAGACTTAACGGCAGAGCCCATTGTACAATATGGATGTGAAGGTATTTTTCCGAATAGTACCGCCAGAGTCGAAATGCAAGATACTAGCTTGATGCCGCAATTAATGTTCGCATTAAACCCTATTGACCCAACCGATGCAATTACATCATTGGCGACGACTGAACATACTTGGGGCGATTTACCGGCCGGCGATTATGATGTGTATATCTATCATGAAAATGGCTGTACCAATATGGTCGAGTTCAGTATCGATGGTTATGATCCGTTGACCTTGATCGCCGAGAAAACCGGACCCAATGAAATTACGGCTACCGCAGAAGGAGGCTATGGAGGTTATGAATTCTTCTTTGACGGCACGTCTTTCGGCAGTGAAGGTATTTACACTACTACAGATAGTGGAACGGTAGAGATTCGTGTGGTAGACCAAAACGGTTGTGAAGCCGTAGCAGCTATACCTTTCGAGTTTACCGGAATGCTTGAAATACCAAATTTCTTCTCTCCGAACGGGGATAACGAGAATGATTATTGGGCTCCTGGCAATAGAGATTTCTTCCCCAATATTGAAGTCATTATCTACGACCGTTATGGTAGGGTAGTAGCAGAGCTGGATCAGGTGAGTAAATGGGATGGAACGTATGAGGGTAAAGAACTTCCAACAGGTGATTATTGGTACGTTGTAAATCAAAATGATGATAGAGATATACGTTATGTAGGCCATTTTACTCTATATCGCTAA
- a CDS encoding glucose/arabinose dehydrogenase: MKNSVLLVFLTIAIFNSSCAQDAENQVKDPKNTPFTQELIIDEMQIPWGMTFLPDGSMLVTEKSGEIIHFKEGVKTKISNVPEVYARGQGGLLDIEVHPDYENNGWIYISYASEEGEEKGGHTALIRAKLKDNSLIDNELLYKATPNTTKGQHFGSRIVFDNDGYLFLSIGERGARDENPQDLTRDGGKIYRFHEDGKIPDDNPFVGQDGAKTAIYSYGHRNPQGLAKHPETGEIWDNEHGPRGGDEINVIKPGANYGWPVITYGINYSGTTITDETEKEGMEQPLYYWVPSIAPSGMAFISSDKYGDWQGSILVGSLKFQYLERLELEGNKVVNREKLMADIGRVRDVKEGPDGLIYVAVEGKGIYKLVPKS, encoded by the coding sequence ATGAAAAATAGTGTACTTCTTGTCTTTTTAACCATTGCCATTTTCAATTCGTCTTGCGCTCAAGATGCTGAAAATCAAGTAAAAGACCCTAAAAATACCCCCTTTACCCAAGAGCTGATAATCGATGAAATGCAGATTCCGTGGGGAATGACATTTTTACCTGATGGAAGTATGCTCGTAACTGAAAAATCGGGAGAGATTATCCACTTTAAAGAAGGTGTTAAGACAAAAATCTCAAACGTTCCAGAAGTATATGCGAGAGGTCAAGGTGGATTATTGGATATCGAGGTACATCCCGATTACGAAAACAATGGATGGATCTATATTTCTTACGCTTCTGAAGAAGGGGAAGAAAAAGGTGGGCATACGGCATTAATACGTGCTAAATTAAAAGACAACTCATTAATTGACAATGAGTTACTATACAAAGCCACACCCAACACTACCAAAGGTCAACACTTCGGCTCTCGAATTGTATTTGATAATGATGGCTACTTATTTTTATCAATAGGAGAACGTGGTGCACGTGATGAGAACCCACAAGATTTAACGCGAGATGGAGGTAAAATCTATCGCTTTCATGAGGATGGTAAAATACCCGATGACAATCCTTTTGTCGGGCAAGATGGTGCAAAGACCGCAATTTACAGCTACGGACACAGAAACCCTCAAGGCTTGGCCAAGCATCCGGAAACAGGTGAAATATGGGACAACGAACACGGACCAAGAGGTGGTGATGAAATAAATGTTATCAAACCCGGAGCAAATTACGGGTGGCCCGTAATCACTTATGGCATTAATTACAGCGGTACAACCATTACAGACGAAACAGAAAAAGAAGGTATGGAACAACCCCTTTACTATTGGGTACCTAGTATAGCCCCTAGTGGTATGGCTTTTATTTCTTCTGATAAATATGGTGATTGGCAAGGTAGCATTTTAGTAGGTTCCTTAAAATTTCAATATTTAGAGCGTCTAGAACTTGAAGGCAACAAAGTAGTTAACCGAGAAAAGTTGATGGCCGATATAGGTCGTGTACGTGATGTAAAAGAAGGTCCTGATGGTTTAATTTATGTTGCGGTTGAAGGCAAAGGCATTTATAAATTAGTTCCGAAAAGTTAA